A section of the Pseudomonas prosekii genome encodes:
- a CDS encoding HD domain-containing protein, whose translation MNANARFTHMQDGTQEDWAIIAADFSAYARQLPTRIVAHLKLLEGDFGGFPVDRLTHSLQTASRAFRDGRDEEYVVCALLHDIGDTLGSYNHPDIAAAILKPFISADNLWMVEKHGIFQGYYFFHHLGMDRHLREQFSDHPQYQATIEFCAKYDAAAFDPAYESLPLSFFEPMMQRVFAQPKNSIYKEAMQEHAPA comes from the coding sequence ATGAACGCCAATGCTCGCTTCACCCATATGCAGGACGGCACGCAAGAAGACTGGGCGATCATCGCCGCAGATTTCAGTGCCTACGCACGGCAATTGCCGACACGAATCGTCGCGCACCTGAAGTTGCTCGAGGGCGACTTTGGCGGCTTCCCGGTCGATCGCCTGACCCATTCGCTGCAAACCGCGAGCCGTGCCTTTCGCGATGGCCGCGATGAGGAATATGTGGTTTGCGCGCTGTTGCACGACATTGGCGACACGCTGGGTTCGTACAATCACCCGGACATTGCGGCGGCGATTCTCAAGCCGTTTATCAGCGCCGACAATCTGTGGATGGTCGAGAAACACGGGATCTTCCAGGGTTATTACTTCTTCCATCACTTGGGCATGGATCGGCACCTGCGCGAACAATTCAGCGACCATCCGCAGTACCAGGCGACCATCGAGTTCTGCGCCAAGTACGATGCGGCGGCGTTTGATCCGGCCTATGAAAGCCTGCCGCTGAGCTTTTTCGAACCGATGATGCAACGCGTGTTCGCGCAACCGAAAAACTCGATCTACAAGGAAGCGATGCAAGAACACGCGCCGGCCTGA
- a CDS encoding DMT family transporter gives MTPRTALGALHIGALMFGLTGVFGKLAAASPGVIVFGRAAFAVLALAVFARFASTTRWQTLEAVDWRRLLLSGLLLAGHWVSFFIAVKVAGVAIATLGFASFPAFTVILEGLIFRERIRANEILLVVLVSIGLVLVTPHFDLASGATTGLLWAVGSGLLFALLSLTNRASSGRIPAVQAALCQNVVVALCLLPFAAPQLSEVRPLDWLWIGLLGVFCTGVAHSLFVASLAVIKARTAAVVFALEPVYGISVAWLLFDENPTPRMLLGGALIIVAIVLSSRLSASSKKAVAAEAASH, from the coding sequence ATGACTCCCCGTACCGCCCTCGGCGCACTGCATATCGGCGCATTGATGTTTGGCCTGACCGGCGTGTTCGGCAAACTCGCGGCCGCCTCCCCCGGCGTTATCGTGTTTGGGCGCGCGGCATTCGCGGTGCTCGCATTGGCCGTCTTCGCCCGGTTTGCCAGCACTACCCGCTGGCAGACACTCGAAGCCGTCGACTGGCGGCGTTTGCTGCTCAGCGGCTTGCTGCTGGCCGGGCATTGGGTGAGTTTTTTCATCGCGGTCAAAGTCGCCGGGGTGGCGATTGCGACGTTGGGGTTTGCCAGTTTTCCGGCCTTCACGGTGATCCTCGAAGGACTGATTTTCCGCGAGCGGATCCGCGCCAATGAAATTCTGCTGGTGGTGTTGGTCAGCATCGGCCTGGTGCTGGTCACGCCGCACTTCGACCTCGCCAGCGGCGCCACCACCGGCTTGCTCTGGGCGGTGGGCTCAGGTTTGTTGTTCGCCCTGCTGTCGCTGACCAACCGCGCCAGTTCCGGGCGCATTCCGGCGGTGCAAGCGGCACTGTGCCAGAACGTGGTGGTCGCGCTGTGCCTGCTGCCGTTCGCCGCGCCGCAGTTGAGCGAAGTGCGCCCCCTCGACTGGTTGTGGATCGGTCTGCTCGGGGTGTTCTGCACCGGCGTCGCGCACAGTTTGTTCGTCGCCAGTCTGGCGGTGATCAAGGCGCGAACCGCCGCCGTGGTATTTGCGCTGGAACCGGTCTACGGCATCAGCGTGGCGTGGCTGCTGTTCGATGAAAACCCGACACCGCGCATGCTGCTCGGCGGCGCGCTGATCATCGTCGCGATTGTGCTCTCCAGTCGTTTATCCGCCAGCAGCAAGAAAGCCGTCGCAGCCGAAGCCGCGTCTCACTGA
- a CDS encoding helix-turn-helix transcriptional regulator: MRPILTLRQYTEDLIIHSHDHAQLVFGLSGALDFEVDGRGSQVIQQSFVVVPSGMHHACGSANGSRCLVLDVPSDQWLAQSLGEHADASRRLLDNAGRLPLDAGQSQLVSWLANSPVSDPLIAQQGAVLLLASLNNVKAEVIGGRRLPYAALNAHIDQYAAYPLQVADLARIAGLSAARLHARFVAECGQTPMDYIRSRRLHMAVGLLRDSALPIGEIGCRVGYSSQSAFAAAVLREFGASPGKLRREAGDKSR; the protein is encoded by the coding sequence ATGAGACCGATCCTCACGCTGCGCCAATACACCGAAGACTTGATCATCCACAGCCACGACCACGCGCAATTGGTGTTCGGGCTGTCGGGCGCGCTGGATTTCGAGGTCGACGGGCGTGGCAGTCAGGTGATCCAGCAAAGTTTTGTGGTGGTGCCGTCCGGCATGCATCACGCCTGCGGCAGCGCCAATGGCAGCCGTTGCCTGGTGCTGGATGTGCCGAGCGACCAATGGCTCGCGCAATCGCTGGGGGAACATGCCGACGCCAGCCGCCGCTTGCTCGACAACGCCGGACGCCTGCCGCTGGATGCCGGGCAGAGCCAGTTGGTCAGTTGGCTGGCGAACAGTCCGGTGAGCGATCCGCTGATTGCCCAGCAAGGGGCGGTGTTGTTGCTCGCCAGCCTGAACAACGTCAAAGCCGAAGTGATCGGTGGCCGGCGCCTGCCGTATGCGGCGCTGAATGCGCACATCGATCAATACGCCGCGTATCCGCTGCAAGTGGCGGACCTGGCGCGGATTGCCGGGTTGTCGGCGGCGCGCTTGCATGCGCGGTTCGTCGCCGAATGCGGGCAGACGCCGATGGACTACATTCGCAGCCGTCGACTGCACATGGCGGTGGGCTTGTTGCGGGATTCGGCGTTGCCGATTGGCGAGATCGGCTGCCGGGTTGGTTACAGTTCGCAAAGCGCGTTTGCTGCGGCAGTGCTGCGCGAGTTCGGAGCCTCGCCGGGGAAACTGCGACGCGAGGCCGGCGACAAAAGTCGCTAG
- a CDS encoding AraC family transcriptional regulator has product MSERTTSASWAMGIVKALEMDGLDCRVLFKQLGLDYASLDDPDARFPQDSMTRLWQRAVELSGNPAIGLNMGKVVRPASFHVAGYALMSSQTLAEGFQRLVRYQRIIAESADLSFRLLDEGYALILTVHGDHLPPTRQSAEASLACALALCGWLTGRTLQPRKVLVQGDEPADLEPYKQAFHAPLVFNAPYDALIFERADMEAPLPTANEAMALLHDRFAGEYLARFSESRVTHKARQVLCRLLPQGEPKRDTVAQTLHLSQRTLQRRLQEEGTSFQTLLDDTRRELAEQYLAQPSMTLLEIAYLLGFADPSNFFRAFRRWFDATPGEYRARLLDAPKQVSDARTPEYTEQTR; this is encoded by the coding sequence ATGAGCGAACGAACGACTTCTGCAAGCTGGGCGATGGGGATTGTCAAAGCACTGGAAATGGACGGCCTGGATTGCCGGGTGTTGTTCAAGCAGCTGGGGCTCGATTACGCATCGCTGGATGATCCGGATGCGCGCTTCCCGCAAGATTCGATGACGCGGCTGTGGCAGCGCGCGGTCGAGCTGTCGGGGAACCCGGCGATTGGCCTGAACATGGGCAAAGTGGTGCGACCGGCGTCTTTTCATGTCGCCGGATACGCGCTGATGTCCAGTCAGACACTCGCCGAAGGGTTTCAGCGGCTGGTGCGTTATCAGCGGATCATTGCCGAAAGCGCCGACCTGAGTTTCCGCCTGCTGGATGAGGGTTACGCGCTGATCCTGACGGTCCACGGCGACCATCTGCCGCCGACCCGTCAAAGCGCCGAAGCCTCACTGGCTTGCGCGCTGGCCCTGTGCGGCTGGCTGACCGGGCGCACGTTGCAACCGCGCAAAGTGCTGGTGCAGGGCGATGAGCCGGCGGATCTCGAACCGTACAAACAAGCCTTTCATGCGCCGCTGGTGTTCAACGCGCCCTACGATGCGCTGATCTTCGAACGCGCCGACATGGAAGCACCGCTGCCTACGGCCAACGAGGCGATGGCGCTGCTGCATGACCGTTTTGCCGGTGAATACCTGGCGCGGTTTTCCGAAAGTCGCGTGACCCACAAGGCGCGGCAAGTGCTGTGCCGTTTGCTGCCTCAAGGCGAGCCGAAGCGCGATACCGTCGCGCAAACCCTGCATTTATCGCAACGCACCTTGCAGCGCCGGTTGCAGGAAGAGGGCACAAGTTTCCAGACCTTGCTCGATGACACCCGACGCGAATTGGCCGAGCAATACCTGGCGCAGCCGAGCATGACCCTGCTGGAAATCGCCTATCTGCTGGGCTTCGCCGACCCGAGCAACTTCTTTCGCGCCTTCCGCCGCTGGTTCGACGCCACGCCCGGCGAGTACCGCGCGCGGTTGCTCGATGCGCCGAAGCAGGTCAGTGACGCCAGAACGCCGGAATACACAGAACAAACACGGTAA
- a CDS encoding UDP-2,3-diacylglucosamine diphosphatase, with protein sequence MTSAELARPSRKQRVRTLWISDVHLGTRDCQAEHLSHFLKGYHADKVYLVGDIIDGWKLRGGMYWPQAHTNVIRRLLTMSKRGTEVIYVTGNHDEFLRRYSKLILGNIQLVDEAVHVTADGRHLLVIHGDQFDVITRYHRWLAFLGDSAYEFTLTLNRWLNHWRARYGYGYWSLSAYLKHKVKTAVSFISDFEEAIAHECVKRGLHGVVCGHIHHAEIRQVGGVDYLNCGDWVESCTALIEHWDGSIELYRLADAQAREAELKALKIAEPA encoded by the coding sequence ATGACCAGCGCCGAGCTCGCCCGACCCAGCCGTAAACAACGTGTGCGCACTTTATGGATTTCCGACGTGCACCTCGGTACACGGGATTGTCAGGCCGAGCACTTGTCGCACTTTCTCAAGGGTTACCACGCCGACAAGGTTTACCTGGTGGGCGACATCATCGATGGCTGGAAACTGCGCGGCGGCATGTATTGGCCGCAGGCGCACACCAATGTGATCCGCCGCTTGCTGACCATGAGCAAGCGCGGCACCGAGGTGATCTACGTCACCGGCAACCATGACGAATTCCTGCGGCGTTATTCGAAGCTGATTCTGGGCAACATTCAGTTGGTCGATGAAGCGGTGCACGTCACCGCCGACGGCCGTCATCTGTTAGTGATTCACGGCGATCAGTTTGATGTGATCACCCGTTATCACCGCTGGCTGGCATTCCTCGGCGACTCGGCCTACGAGTTCACCTTGACCCTCAACCGCTGGCTCAATCACTGGCGCGCGCGTTATGGCTACGGCTATTGGTCGTTGTCGGCGTACCTCAAGCACAAGGTGAAAACCGCGGTCAGTTTCATCAGCGACTTTGAAGAAGCCATCGCCCACGAATGCGTCAAACGCGGATTGCACGGGGTGGTGTGCGGGCACATTCACCATGCCGAGATTCGCCAAGTGGGCGGCGTCGATTACTTGAATTGCGGCGATTGGGTCGAGTCGTGCACGGCGCTGATCGAACATTGGGACGGCTCGATCGAGCTCTATCGCTTGGCCGACGCGCAGGCGCGCGAGGCCGAATTGAAAGCGCTGAAAATTGCGGAACCGGCTTAG
- a CDS encoding FimV/HubP family polar landmark protein, producing the protein MLESWRVVLRCCSRLLLVGAAISYSALAPALGLGEITLHSALNQPFSADITLIDAGGLAESDLSVSLATAEEFGRAGVERVFFLNNLKFKPILRGNRTIIRVTSSKPVNEPFLNFLVQLNQPNGRLLREYTVLIDPPGSPGIVPATDEPAADEPTSGFPRVEPAVAPAQAAQGKRPAQSAATPQPAAAAANEAVAEQLAASVLPNQQLQKTIDELNARLKTQEEQIADQRKQVSDLQTQLAEVAQKPAAAPIPVAPAPVAVEPSESPNWLLIAALLALILLLALAAWLRRRRQPTVTEPLAVAQAEVEPEHDLHPQPISISSDHGHHEDAPVGDVMEGVGIYLAYGRFTEAANLLREALAKDPQRSDLALHLLEVLGKQGDVAAYDAQESSLRDAGYDPQQLAELRARFPKVAGRAPVVAPVAPVLAAVPAAVAPSAVSDDFQLNLDDLSMDSNWDLVSPFENSSPSLAKTPPVQEAAFTSNLHVLPDVFEMPDEPTPVESLLDEPLLDENELEWDAVPDTQALDDDFLDAFNEPGQSLELEPLTANAADNASKLEQAQTCIDDGDLDSAIELLNELLKDGDEPLKQTARSLLAGIR; encoded by the coding sequence ATGCTCGAAAGTTGGCGCGTGGTTTTGCGGTGTTGCAGCCGTCTGCTTCTGGTCGGTGCTGCAATCAGCTACTCGGCATTGGCGCCGGCCCTGGGGTTGGGTGAGATCACGCTGCATTCAGCGTTGAACCAGCCGTTCAGCGCCGATATCACTTTGATCGATGCGGGCGGTCTGGCCGAAAGCGATCTGTCGGTCAGCCTCGCGACAGCCGAAGAATTCGGTCGAGCGGGTGTTGAGCGGGTGTTTTTCCTCAACAACCTCAAGTTCAAACCGATCCTGCGCGGCAATCGCACGATCATCCGCGTCACCTCCAGCAAACCGGTCAACGAACCTTTTCTGAATTTCCTCGTGCAGCTCAATCAGCCCAACGGCCGTTTGCTGCGCGAATACACGGTGCTGATCGATCCACCGGGTTCACCGGGCATCGTTCCGGCGACTGATGAACCGGCCGCCGACGAACCGACCTCGGGTTTCCCCCGCGTCGAACCCGCCGTGGCGCCGGCTCAAGCTGCGCAAGGCAAGCGTCCAGCGCAATCCGCTGCGACGCCCCAACCTGCCGCCGCAGCGGCCAATGAAGCAGTGGCCGAACAATTGGCCGCCAGCGTCCTGCCGAACCAGCAACTGCAAAAAACCATCGATGAACTGAACGCCAGGCTGAAAACCCAGGAAGAGCAGATTGCCGACCAGCGTAAGCAGGTCAGCGACTTGCAGACTCAGCTCGCTGAAGTCGCGCAAAAACCGGCCGCCGCGCCGATCCCCGTGGCGCCCGCGCCGGTTGCGGTTGAACCCTCTGAATCGCCCAATTGGCTGCTGATTGCCGCGTTGCTGGCGCTGATTCTGCTGCTGGCATTGGCCGCGTGGTTGCGCCGCCGGCGCCAGCCAACAGTCACCGAACCTTTAGCGGTTGCGCAGGCTGAGGTCGAGCCCGAGCATGATCTTCATCCGCAACCGATCAGTATCTCTTCGGATCACGGCCACCACGAAGACGCGCCCGTCGGCGATGTGATGGAAGGCGTGGGGATTTACCTGGCTTACGGGCGTTTTACCGAGGCCGCGAACCTGTTGCGCGAAGCGCTGGCCAAGGATCCGCAACGCAGCGATCTGGCGTTGCACTTGCTTGAGGTGCTGGGCAAACAGGGCGATGTCGCAGCATATGACGCGCAGGAAAGCAGCCTGCGCGACGCCGGCTATGATCCGCAGCAGCTCGCCGAACTGCGTGCGCGATTCCCGAAAGTGGCGGGCAGGGCGCCAGTGGTCGCGCCAGTTGCGCCGGTTTTGGCAGCGGTCCCAGCGGCGGTTGCGCCGTCGGCCGTCAGTGATGACTTCCAGTTGAACCTCGACGATCTGTCGATGGATTCCAATTGGGACCTGGTCAGCCCGTTCGAGAACTCGTCGCCGTCGCTGGCGAAAACACCGCCAGTGCAGGAAGCGGCGTTCACCTCCAATCTGCACGTGCTGCCCGACGTCTTCGAAATGCCCGACGAGCCGACGCCCGTCGAGTCACTCCTTGACGAACCATTGCTCGATGAAAATGAGCTGGAATGGGACGCTGTCCCTGATACGCAAGCGCTGGACGATGATTTCCTCGACGCCTTCAACGAGCCCGGTCAGTCGCTGGAGCTTGAGCCCTTGACCGCTAACGCTGCGGACAACGCCAGCAAACTTGAGCAAGCGCAGACCTGCATCGACGACGGCGATCTCGACAGCGCCATCGAATTGCTCAACGAGTTGCTCAAGGACGGCGACGAACCTCTGAAGCAAACCGCGCGCAGTCTGCTCGCCGGTATCCGTTAG
- a CDS encoding TrkH family potassium uptake protein yields the protein MALPTLRIIGFIIGIFLITLAIAMVVPMATLVIFDRTGDLPSFLWASMITFVAGLALVIPGRPEHVHLRPRDMYLLTVSSWLVVCIFAALPFLLTQHISYTDSFFESMSGITATGSTVLNHLDDMSPGILMWRSLLHWIGGIGFIGMAVAILPLLRIGGMRLFQTESSDRSEKVMPRSHMVARLIVAAYVGITILGSLAFWWAGMSLFDAINHAMSAISTGGFSTSDLSLAKWKQPAVHWVAVVIMILGSLPFTLYVATLRGNRRALIKDQQVQGLLGMLLVTWLVLGTWYWWTTNLHWLEALRHVALNVTSVITTTGFALGDYSLWGNFSLMLFFYLGFVGGCSGSTAGGIKIFRFQVAYILLKANLNQLIHPRAVIKQKYNGHRLDEEIVRSILTFSFFFAITICVIALLLSLLGVDWMTALTGAASTVSGVGPGLGETIGPAGNFATLPDAAKWILSFGMLLGRLEIITVFVLCIPAFWRH from the coding sequence ATGGCGTTGCCGACCTTACGCATTATTGGATTTATCATCGGCATCTTCCTGATCACGCTGGCCATCGCCATGGTCGTGCCCATGGCCACGCTGGTGATTTTCGACCGCACGGGCGATCTGCCGTCGTTCCTCTGGGCGAGCATGATCACCTTCGTCGCCGGCCTCGCGCTGGTGATCCCCGGCCGCCCGGAACACGTGCATCTGCGTCCGCGCGACATGTACCTGCTGACCGTCAGCAGTTGGCTGGTGGTGTGCATTTTCGCCGCGTTGCCGTTTCTGCTGACCCAACACATCAGCTACACCGATTCATTCTTCGAAAGCATGTCGGGCATCACCGCGACCGGCTCCACAGTGCTCAATCACCTCGACGACATGTCGCCCGGCATTCTGATGTGGCGCTCGTTGCTGCACTGGATCGGCGGCATCGGCTTCATCGGCATGGCGGTGGCGATTCTGCCGCTGCTGCGAATCGGTGGCATGCGTCTGTTCCAGACCGAATCTTCGGACCGCTCGGAAAAGGTCATGCCGCGCTCGCACATGGTTGCGCGGCTGATCGTTGCGGCGTATGTCGGCATCACCATTCTCGGCAGTCTGGCGTTCTGGTGGGCCGGGATGAGCCTGTTCGACGCGATCAACCACGCGATGTCGGCGATTTCCACTGGTGGTTTCTCCACCTCCGACCTGTCGCTGGCGAAGTGGAAACAGCCTGCGGTGCATTGGGTCGCGGTAGTCATCATGATTCTCGGCAGCCTGCCGTTCACCCTGTACGTGGCGACCTTGCGCGGCAATCGCAGAGCGCTGATCAAGGATCAGCAAGTGCAGGGTTTGCTCGGCATGTTGCTGGTGACCTGGCTGGTACTCGGCACCTGGTATTGGTGGACCACCAACCTGCATTGGCTCGAAGCACTGCGCCACGTCGCGCTGAACGTGACGTCAGTGATCACCACCACCGGTTTTGCGCTGGGCGACTACAGCCTCTGGGGCAATTTCTCGCTGATGTTGTTCTTTTATCTGGGCTTCGTCGGCGGCTGTTCCGGCTCGACCGCGGGCGGGATCAAGATTTTCCGTTTCCAGGTCGCCTATATCTTGCTCAAGGCCAACCTTAACCAGTTGATTCACCCGCGCGCGGTGATCAAGCAGAAGTACAACGGCCACCGACTCGACGAAGAAATCGTCCGTTCGATCCTGACGTTCTCGTTCTTTTTCGCCATCACCATTTGCGTGATCGCCCTGCTCCTGTCGCTGCTCGGCGTCGACTGGATGACCGCGCTGACCGGCGCCGCCAGCACCGTGTCCGGCGTCGGTCCGGGCCTGGGCGAAACGATTGGCCCGGCAGGCAACTTCGCGACGTTGCCGGATGCGGCCAAGTGGATTCTCTCGTTCGGCATGCTGCTCGGCCGACTGGAAATCATTACCGTGTTTGTTCTGTGTATTCCGGCGTTCTGGCGTCACTGA
- a CDS encoding DUF962 domain-containing protein codes for MENTKRFNSFAEFYPYYLSEHANSTCRRLHFIGTTLVIFILALTIGRGAWMLLIALPLAGYTFAWIGHFFFEKNRPATFQHPFYSLLGDFVMYRDMILGRVPF; via the coding sequence GTGGAAAACACCAAGCGTTTCAACAGCTTCGCTGAGTTTTACCCTTACTACCTCAGCGAACACGCCAACAGCACTTGCCGACGACTGCACTTTATCGGCACCACGCTGGTGATTTTCATTCTGGCGCTGACCATCGGCCGTGGCGCATGGATGTTGCTGATCGCCCTGCCACTGGCCGGCTACACCTTCGCCTGGATCGGGCATTTCTTCTTCGAGAAGAATCGTCCGGCAACCTTTCAGCATCCGTTCTACAGCCTGCTCGGCGATTTCGTCATGTACCGCGACATGATTCTCGGCCGCGTGCCGTTCTAG
- a CDS encoding MarR family transcriptional regulator — translation MPLTDQHRFGMQLAQMSRGWRAELDRRLAGLGLSQARWLVLLHLARFEDAPTQRELAQSVGVEGPTLARLLDSLETQGLVQRQSVLEDRRAKKIVLCAPARPLIEQIETIATQLRRELFEGVDEADLKVCMRVHGHILGNLEKS, via the coding sequence ATGCCGTTAACTGATCAACATCGCTTTGGCATGCAATTGGCCCAGATGTCTCGCGGCTGGCGCGCCGAACTGGACCGCCGACTGGCTGGCCTGGGATTGTCCCAGGCGCGTTGGCTGGTGCTGCTGCACCTCGCACGCTTTGAAGACGCGCCGACTCAGCGCGAACTGGCGCAAAGCGTCGGCGTCGAAGGCCCGACCCTTGCCCGATTGCTCGACAGCCTGGAAACCCAGGGTCTGGTGCAGCGCCAATCGGTACTCGAAGACCGCCGCGCGAAGAAGATCGTCCTCTGCGCACCGGCCCGGCCGTTGATCGAACAAATCGAAACCATCGCCACACAGTTGCGCCGCGAGTTGTTCGAAGGCGTCGACGAGGCGGATTTAAAGGTCTGCATGCGCGTCCACGGGCACATTCTGGGCAACCTCGAAAAGTCTTGA
- a CDS encoding SelT/SelW/SelH family protein, with protein MAVQKAEIVITYCTQCQWLLRAAWLAQELLSTFGDDLGKVSLVPGTGGVFHIFCDDVQLWERKADGGFPEAKVLKQRVRDQIDPQRHLGHNEPTQ; from the coding sequence ATGGCCGTACAAAAAGCGGAAATTGTCATCACCTATTGCACACAGTGCCAGTGGCTGTTGCGCGCAGCGTGGCTGGCGCAGGAACTGCTCAGCACCTTCGGCGATGACCTGGGCAAGGTGTCGCTGGTGCCGGGCACGGGCGGGGTGTTTCATATCTTTTGTGATGACGTGCAGCTCTGGGAGCGCAAGGCCGATGGCGGTTTCCCCGAAGCCAAAGTGTTGAAGCAGCGCGTGCGCGATCAGATCGACCCGCAGCGCCACCTCGGGCACAACGAACCCACTCAGTGA